A genome region from Corynebacterium comes includes the following:
- a CDS encoding heavy metal translocating P-type ATPase, whose product MTSACGCEPSAPMTEEDEHTPWWRDRAILLPVASGLTLLLGLILEWFIPGAGLMATTLFWVSLLLGASQFVPGALKGLFTSRRLGIGLLMTISATGAVLLGFIEEAAALAFLYSIAEALEDKAMDKARSGLRALLTLIPSTATIVAAHGGARTVQVEDLVPGDILRLAAGERLATDGVVRSGHSSLDVSAITGESIPVEVGPGDAVLAGSINTSGALEVKATAAGTDNSLTTVVKLVEQAQNDKGRRARIADRLARPLVPGVLILAILVAAIGSLLGDPGVWIERALVVLVAASPCALAISVPVTVVSAIGAASKFGVVIKSGAAFERLGGIRHLALDKTGTLTRNRPTVTEVLTTGGVNRAEVLDWAAALEAHSTHPLAAAITAAAPHPPVAQQVSEAAGQGITGVITGTRIAVGSPRWLSPGPLATEVESLEEQGMTVVIVHRDDQPVGIVGVRDELRPETPEVIRSLTAEGFGITMLTGDNTRTAQALAVEAGIQDVRAQLRPEDKARAVADLHERGPVAMIGDGINDAPALASADIGIAMGARGSDAAIESADVAFTGDDLRLIPRALHHARRGRAIINQNIVLSLAIIIVLLPLAITGVLGLAAVVLVHEVAEVIVITNGLRAARTKHPDLNPVATATVPTDEDAHGKTRVY is encoded by the coding sequence ATGACGTCTGCCTGTGGTTGTGAACCGTCCGCACCGATGACCGAAGAAGATGAGCACACCCCGTGGTGGCGTGACCGCGCCATCCTCCTCCCGGTGGCTTCCGGACTGACCCTGCTCCTCGGCCTGATCCTCGAGTGGTTTATCCCGGGGGCCGGACTGATGGCCACCACCTTGTTCTGGGTTTCCCTTCTGCTGGGTGCTTCCCAGTTCGTTCCCGGGGCACTCAAGGGGCTGTTCACCTCTCGCCGACTGGGCATCGGGTTACTGATGACCATCAGCGCCACCGGTGCGGTCCTGCTGGGATTCATTGAGGAGGCCGCCGCCCTGGCCTTCCTCTACTCCATCGCCGAGGCGCTGGAGGATAAGGCGATGGACAAGGCCCGTTCGGGCCTGCGCGCCCTGCTGACACTCATCCCCTCGACCGCCACGATCGTCGCTGCTCACGGGGGTGCCCGCACCGTACAGGTCGAAGACCTCGTCCCCGGGGACATTCTGCGCCTGGCCGCCGGGGAACGCCTGGCCACCGACGGGGTGGTCCGCTCAGGTCACAGCAGCCTGGATGTCTCGGCGATCACGGGTGAATCCATCCCCGTCGAAGTCGGGCCCGGCGATGCGGTGCTGGCCGGATCCATCAACACCTCCGGCGCCCTCGAGGTCAAGGCCACCGCCGCCGGCACGGACAACTCCCTGACCACCGTCGTCAAGCTGGTGGAGCAGGCCCAGAACGACAAGGGCCGACGGGCCCGGATCGCTGACCGTCTGGCCCGCCCCCTGGTGCCCGGGGTCCTCATCCTGGCCATCCTCGTGGCCGCCATCGGTTCCCTGCTCGGTGATCCCGGTGTGTGGATCGAGCGTGCCCTGGTCGTCTTGGTGGCCGCTTCCCCGTGCGCGTTGGCGATCTCGGTGCCGGTCACGGTGGTCTCGGCAATCGGGGCGGCCAGTAAATTCGGTGTGGTCATCAAATCCGGCGCCGCCTTTGAACGCCTCGGCGGCATCCGGCATCTGGCCCTGGACAAGACCGGCACCCTGACCCGCAACCGACCCACCGTCACGGAGGTGCTCACCACCGGGGGAGTCAACCGGGCCGAGGTCCTCGACTGGGCGGCGGCACTGGAGGCTCACTCCACCCATCCGCTGGCCGCGGCGATCACCGCCGCCGCACCCCACCCTCCGGTGGCCCAGCAGGTTTCGGAGGCCGCCGGCCAGGGCATTACCGGAGTCATCACCGGAACCCGGATTGCCGTGGGTAGCCCCCGCTGGCTTTCCCCTGGGCCTCTGGCCACCGAGGTGGAGTCCCTGGAAGAACAGGGCATGACCGTGGTCATCGTCCACCGCGACGACCAACCCGTCGGGATAGTCGGGGTCCGCGATGAACTACGCCCCGAAACCCCCGAGGTCATCAGGTCACTGACTGCCGAAGGCTTCGGGATCACCATGCTCACCGGCGATAACACCCGCACCGCCCAGGCCCTGGCCGTCGAGGCCGGCATCCAGGACGTCCGTGCGCAGCTGCGCCCGGAGGACAAGGCCCGGGCCGTGGCTGACCTGCATGAGCGGGGTCCGGTGGCGATGATCGGCGACGGCATCAACGACGCCCCCGCCCTGGCCTCGGCAGACATCGGCATCGCCATGGGTGCCAGGGGCTCGGACGCCGCCATCGAGTCCGCGGACGTGGCGTTTACCGGCGATGACCTGCGCCTGATCCCCCGTGCCTTGCACCATGCCCGCCGGGGACGGGCCATCATCAACCAGAACATCGTCCTGTCCCTGGCGATCATCATCGTTTTGCTCCCGCTGGCGATCACCGGCGTGCTGGGACTGGCGGCGGTGGTCCTGGTCCACGAGGTGGCCGAGGTCATCGTCATCACCAACGGCCTACGGGCCGCCCGCACCAAGCATCCTGACCTCAACCCGGTGGCGACGGCCACGGTTCCCACGGATGAGGATGCGCACGGAAAGACCCGGGTCTACTAG
- a CDS encoding copper resistance CopC family protein: MIISPMLPRRVIAAVVAVGALSVVATPAALAHDSVIGGNPADGEVVEEFPRSIELEFSGLPQEGFSTVAITDQDSGDLLFSGEPTIKDRLVTLDLPADISGGPGDYTVGFQILSSDGHATRSSTTFTVAGDAAAATTGDAEPVEETPAAENTAEEDTSGWSDLIVPTLVGLAVFGAIAGAGVLVVRRRDAR, translated from the coding sequence GTGATCATCTCTCCCATGCTCCCTCGTCGTGTCATCGCCGCTGTGGTGGCGGTCGGTGCCCTGAGTGTCGTAGCCACCCCGGCTGCCCTTGCGCATGACTCGGTGATCGGTGGCAATCCCGCGGACGGTGAGGTGGTCGAGGAGTTCCCGCGCAGCATCGAACTGGAGTTCTCGGGGCTTCCCCAGGAGGGTTTCAGCACCGTGGCCATCACCGATCAGGATTCCGGTGACCTCCTGTTCAGTGGTGAGCCGACCATCAAGGATCGACTGGTGACCCTCGACCTGCCGGCGGATATCAGTGGTGGACCAGGCGACTACACCGTGGGCTTCCAGATCCTCTCCTCCGACGGCCACGCCACCCGCAGCTCAACCACCTTCACCGTCGCCGGCGACGCGGCCGCTGCCACCACGGGTGACGCCGAGCCGGTGGAGGAGACCCCCGCTGCCGAGAACACCGCCGAGGAAGACACCTCCGGATGGAGCGATCTGATAGTCCCGACCCTCGTGGGACTGGCCGTCTTCGGGGCCATCGCCGGTGCCGGTGTCCTGGTCGTCCGACGTCGTGACGCGCGTTAA
- the cmtR gene encoding Cd(II)/Pb(II)-sensing metalloregulatory transcriptional regulator CmtR, whose product MLTIASRLDVMNRLGRAMADPTRSRILLSLLDAPNYPAQLARELGLTRSNVSNHLTCLRDCGIVVAEPEGRRTRYDIADAHLAQALTALLETTLAVDEDAACLDPQCPVAGCCDTDGGQQS is encoded by the coding sequence ATGCTGACCATTGCTTCCCGTCTCGATGTGATGAACCGCCTGGGTCGTGCCATGGCCGATCCCACGCGGTCCCGGATTCTGTTGTCCCTGCTCGATGCCCCGAACTATCCGGCGCAACTGGCCCGGGAACTAGGGTTGACGCGCTCAAACGTCTCCAATCACCTGACGTGCCTGCGGGACTGCGGGATCGTGGTCGCCGAGCCAGAGGGGCGGCGCACCCGCTATGACATTGCTGATGCCCACCTGGCTCAGGCCTTGACCGCTCTGCTGGAGACCACCCTCGCCGTCGATGAGGACGCCGCCTGCCTGGACCCGCAGTGCCCGGTCGCCGGTTGCTGCGATACGGACGGAGGCCAGCAGTCATGA
- a CDS encoding bifunctional copper resistance protein CopD/cytochrome c oxidase assembly protein, which translates to MTHPVNDTPTATDTTAGKTPTIGSRPQERVRPTWPLYLLFLAVAGAVGGTVAYSFLGESLAALGIPNPGIATTFGLPFFRAVGWMLAALSAGSFLFSAFLISPRLPGGDNDRLHQASLSVDGHLASRTGAVAAICFGLIALLMIPLVLSDVSGTPLAQTLGLETLTVAVEQVAMAQVWLIVALIALVTGCTGLMSRAWITQPLLLLGSILMIIPLGLTGHSSSGGNHDHGTNSYLWHLVFLVLWVGGLMALLAHGRRLGPDLDIALRRYSMIALVSIIVMAVSGLVNAAIRIELTDLLITRYGLIIVAKTIGVIILGVFGWIHRAWVIPKVQANPADRRLFRQVAIVEVIVMAAVTGIAITMGRTPPPPPRIPNLSQMATKLGYELSEKPTALNVWSMWRFDLLFGTLALLLAAGYLYAVWRTRQAGRTWSTTSTVWWLAGCVSLLVTMSSGIGMNMPATFSVHMLGHMILSLVIPIFLVLGAPLTLLMTAYDSGPAGHPGIHDWVCAFTRSRWVGIITHPVVNTMQFLFFFYVMYLLIPLYELLISKYAGHLIMNTVLLVSGCFYFWGMCGPDPLPHRRPAAVRLGWLIASLPVHLLFGVYLLQLNTIVGEEFYRSLLLPWELDLLADQRAAVLAWAAGVIPLAFVVFLLSRQVRGSGDSTRGVEEVATPDTGGTGTPSLSPPAK; encoded by the coding sequence ATGACCCACCCGGTAAATGACACCCCCACTGCCACGGATACGACCGCAGGGAAGACCCCCACCATCGGGAGCCGGCCTCAGGAGCGGGTACGCCCCACGTGGCCGTTGTACTTGCTCTTTCTCGCCGTCGCCGGTGCAGTCGGCGGGACGGTTGCCTACAGCTTCCTCGGCGAATCCCTCGCGGCCTTGGGGATCCCCAACCCGGGCATCGCGACCACCTTCGGGTTGCCGTTTTTCCGCGCGGTCGGTTGGATGCTCGCTGCCCTGTCGGCCGGTTCTTTCCTGTTCTCCGCTTTCCTCATCTCCCCACGGTTGCCCGGCGGTGATAACGACCGCCTGCACCAGGCCTCGTTGAGTGTGGACGGGCACCTGGCCTCGCGTACCGGTGCGGTCGCGGCCATCTGCTTCGGACTGATCGCGTTGTTGATGATCCCGCTGGTGCTCTCAGATGTCTCCGGCACCCCCCTGGCCCAGACACTGGGCCTGGAGACCCTGACGGTGGCCGTCGAGCAGGTGGCCATGGCCCAGGTGTGGCTGATCGTCGCCCTTATTGCCCTGGTCACCGGTTGTACGGGCCTGATGAGCCGGGCGTGGATCACCCAACCACTGTTGCTCCTCGGGTCAATCCTCATGATCATCCCCCTGGGCCTGACAGGGCACTCCTCCTCGGGCGGTAACCATGACCACGGCACCAACTCCTACCTGTGGCACCTGGTCTTCTTAGTCCTGTGGGTCGGCGGACTCATGGCCCTGCTCGCCCACGGTCGTCGCCTGGGACCTGACCTGGATATTGCGCTGCGCCGCTACTCGATGATCGCCCTGGTTTCCATCATCGTCATGGCCGTGTCCGGGCTGGTCAACGCTGCCATCCGCATCGAGCTGACGGATCTGTTGATCACCCGTTACGGGTTGATCATCGTGGCCAAGACCATCGGCGTGATCATCCTCGGTGTCTTCGGGTGGATCCACCGGGCGTGGGTCATTCCGAAGGTGCAGGCCAACCCCGCTGATCGCCGCCTGTTCCGCCAGGTCGCCATCGTCGAGGTGATTGTCATGGCGGCGGTCACCGGTATCGCCATCACCATGGGGCGCACCCCGCCGCCCCCACCGCGCATCCCGAACCTCTCGCAGATGGCCACCAAGCTCGGCTACGAGCTGTCCGAGAAACCCACCGCCCTCAACGTGTGGAGCATGTGGCGCTTTGACCTGCTCTTTGGCACCCTCGCCCTGCTATTGGCCGCCGGCTACCTCTACGCGGTGTGGCGCACCCGCCAGGCCGGCAGAACCTGGTCGACCACCTCCACCGTCTGGTGGCTGGCCGGATGCGTGAGCCTGCTGGTGACGATGAGCTCGGGGATCGGGATGAACATGCCCGCTACTTTCTCGGTGCACATGCTCGGCCATATGATCTTGTCGCTGGTCATCCCCATCTTCCTCGTGCTCGGCGCCCCGCTGACCCTGCTGATGACCGCCTATGACTCCGGCCCGGCCGGCCACCCCGGCATCCATGACTGGGTGTGTGCCTTCACTCGCAGCCGGTGGGTGGGAATAATCACTCATCCGGTGGTCAACACCATGCAGTTCCTGTTCTTCTTCTACGTGATGTACCTGCTCATCCCGCTCTATGAGCTGCTGATCTCCAAGTACGCAGGACATCTGATCATGAACACCGTGCTCCTGGTCTCCGGCTGCTTCTACTTCTGGGGGATGTGTGGACCTGATCCCCTTCCGCACCGCCGCCCAGCCGCGGTCCGCCTGGGATGGCTGATCGCCTCCCTGCCGGTCCACCTGCTCTTCGGCGTCTATCTCCTCCAGCTCAACACCATCGTGGGTGAAGAGTTCTACCGCTCACTGCTCCTGCCCTGGGAGCTGGATCTGCTCGCCGACCAGCGCGCCGCCGTCCTGGCCTGGGCCGCAGGTGTCATCCCGCTGGCCTTCGTCGTTTTTCTGCTCAGCCGCCAGGTGCGGGGGAGTGGCGACAGCACCCGGGGTGTCGAGGAGGTGGCCACCCCCGACACCGGAGGAACCGGTACACCCTCCCTGTCCCCGCCCGCCAAGTAG